A window of Acropora muricata isolate sample 2 chromosome 3, ASM3666990v1, whole genome shotgun sequence contains these coding sequences:
- the LOC136911671 gene encoding replication factor C subunit 5-like — protein MVVSEQDQKQRNLPWVEKYRPNSLEDLISHKDIITTIKRFVAEDRLPHLLFYGPPGTGKTSTILALAKQIYAPREFNSMVLELNASDDRGIGIVRGAVLSFASTRTIFKSGFKLVILDEADAMTQDAQNALRRVMEKFTENTRFCLICNYLTKIIPALQSRCTRFRFGPLENEQMTSRLQHVISAEGVQVSEDGIKSLVRLASGDMRKALNILQSTAMAFETVNEENVYTCTGQPLRSDIANMVEWMLNEDFNTVYNNIMKLKTLKGLALHDILTEVHLYVHRVNFPQAIRIHLLEKMADVEYRLAAGTSEKIQLSSLIAAFQVARDMVTPDS, from the exons ATGGTTGTTTCGGAGCAGGACCAAAAGCAGCGTAATCTTCCATG GGTTGAAAAGTATCGGCCTAACAGTTTGGAAGACTTGATCTCTCACAAGGATATAATCACAACAA TCAAGAGGTTTGTGGCTGAAGATCGATTGCCTCATCTGTTGTTCTATGGCCCACCTGGAACTGGTAAAACCTCAACCATTCTGGCACTTGCCAAACAGATCTATGCACCAAGGGAATTCAACTCCATGGTTCTTGAG TTGAATGCATCAGATGATCGAGGTATCGGTATCGTGCGGGGAGCTGTCCTAAGCTTTGCAAGTACAAGGACAATTTTCAA ATCTGGTTTTAAGCTTGTGATATTAGATGAAGCAGATGCTATGACACAAGATGCTCAGAATGCATTGCGTAGAG TGATGGAAAAATTTACAGAGAACACACGATTCTGTTTGATTTGCAACTACCTCACAAAGATCATTCCAGCTCTTCAGTCACGCTGCACCCGATTTAGGTTTGGGCCACTGGAAAATGAGCAGATGACATCCAGACTACAACATGTTATCAGTGCTGAGGG GGTACAAGTTTCTGAGGATGGAATAAAAAGCTTGGTGAGACTGGCAAGTGGTGACATGCGAAAAGCTCTCAATATTCTGCAG AGTACAGCCATGGCATTTGAGACAGTTAATGAGGAAAATGTCTACACATGTACTGGCCAGCCACTCCGATCTGACATCGCAAACATGGTGGAGTGGATGCTGAACGAGGATTTTAACACTGTGTACAACA ACATCATGAAACTCAAGACTCTGAAAGGTCTGGCACTGCATGATATTCTAACTGAAGTTCATTTGTACGTCCATAGAG TAAACTTTCCACAAGCCATCCGAATTCATCTGTTGGAaaagatggcggatgttga GTACCGGCTGGCAGCGGGAACATCCGAGAAAATCCAACTGAGTTCTCTGATAGCGGCTTTTCAAGTAGCAAGAGATATGGTTACACCTGATTCATAA
- the LOC136910753 gene encoding neuronal acetylcholine receptor subunit alpha-10-like isoform X1 → MTFLAISMIVLSILTSRFHAGETDFTTKYKAKRNLMQNLIQEILKENNKAFLPRLNETQPVEVLFDFELITIREVNAKDQTISVYGWIRQRWNNPLLQWNASEYGGIDSIQTTANSVWVPDILIYNNVDVQDRVGGGPTTYKTNVVIRSNGDNEWSSPALFKTVCAIDVRYFPFDMQTCALKFGSWASSTRELTTKPGDSICKSNHYVDNGEWDLVHVTKTRNVDGYRYDAFDDVTITIVVQRQYFTFFVNLIVPCFLISSMMFLGFILPPECGERIGLSITVLLAMTVFQQLTANIFPSFDFPLLAQYYFATSVEISLSLIATTIVLNFTARTKKKIPQWLRTLLLKWIARVVFLKKTVERSHPKPRKRKRSLRQRRARSKRKNQENDETGAAQNGNIRQITADEFASENDRRQDDQLVEQLKSTTNRTLDLDLGVLRYVQPANSFEFNRDGQGNSMHGYPATREIWFEENLPFTGVHDENGEELEEDELALRQWEWVMAARVLDRALLLLSIVMGIATFFAIFARAPRLQKLLFGESHVHTHPFQCKG, encoded by the exons ATGACTTTCCTCGCGATTTCAATGATTGTCTTATCCATTCTAACAAGCAGATTCCACGCCGGTGAGACTGACTTCACGACAAAGT ACAAAGCCAAACGTAATCTGATGCAGAACCTTATCCAAGAGATCTTAAAAGAGAACAACAAAGCTTTTTTACCACGCCTAAACGAGACGCAACCAGTAGAGGTGCTCTTCGACTTTGAACTGATCACCATAAGGGAGGTG AATGCCAAAGACCAGACAATTTCAGTATATGGTTGGATTCGACAG AGATGGAACAATCCACTGCTTCAATGGAATGCGTCTGAATATGGAGGAATAGATTCCATTCAAACAACTGCCAATTCAGTGTGGGTCCCAGATATACTTATATACAACAA CGTTGACGTTCAAGATCGAGTCGGCGGTGGACCAACAACCTACAAGACCAACGTTGTGATTCGATCAAACGGCGACAACGAATGGTCAAGTCCAGCTCTCTTCAAAACTGTCTGCGCCATAGACGTTAGGTACTTCCCCTTTGACATGCAGACATGCGCACTCAAATTTGGCTCCTGGGCATCGAGCACCAGAGAACTTACGACGAAACCTGGAGACTCCATTTGCAAATCAAACCACTACGTGGACAATGGAGAGTGGGACCTGGTACACGTCACAAAAACACGAAACGTCGATGGGTACCGCTACGATGCGTTTGATGACGTCACAATCACCATCGTAGTACAGCGCCAGTATTTCACCTTCTTTGTTAACTTAATTGTCCCGTGCTTTCTAATTTCGTCCATGATGTTCCTGGGTTTTATTCTCCCGCCCGAATGCGGTGAACGAATTGGCTTGAGCATAACCGTGCTACTTGCCATGACCGTGTTTCAGCAATTGACAGCAAATATATTCCCTTCCTTTGATTTCCCCCTGCTCGCCCAGTACTATTTTGCCACAAGTGTCGAGATAAGCCTTTCGCTAATAGCGACCACGATCGTTTTGAACTTCACGGCGCGCACAAAGAAGAAAATACCGCAATGGCTGCGAACTTTATTGTTAAAGTGGATTGCCCGTGTCGTCTTCTTGAAGAAGACAGTGGAACGAAGCCACCCGAAGCCCAGAAAACGCAAGAGGTCGTTACGACAAAGGAGAGCGAGGAGCAAGAGGAAGAATCAGGAAAATGACGAGACAGGAGCTGCACAAAATGGAAACATCCGTCAGATCACAGCAGACGAATTTGCGTCAGAAAATGATCGACGTCAGGACGACCAACTCGTAGAGCAATTAAAAAGCACAACAAACAGAACTCTCGACCTCGATCTTGGTGTCCTGCGATATGTCCAGCCCGCTAACAGCTTTGAATTCAATAGAGATGGTCAGGGAAACTCCATGCACGGCTATCCTGCAACTCGAGAAATATGGTTTGAGGAAAATTTACCATTCACAGGCGTCCATGATGAAAATGGTGAAGAGCTGGAGGAAGACGAGTTAGCACTGAGGCAGTGGGAGTGGGTCATGGCTGCGCGAGTCCTGGACCGAGCCCTACTGTTGCTTTCCATCGTGATGGGAATTGCCACATTCTTCGCAATTTTCGCTCGAGCGCCTCGCCTTCAAAAATTGCTATTTGGTGAATCACATGTACACACCCATCCATTCCAATGCAAGGGCTGA
- the LOC136910753 gene encoding neuronal acetylcholine receptor subunit alpha-10-like isoform X2, which yields MQNLIQEILKENNKAFLPRLNETQPVEVLFDFELITIREVNAKDQTISVYGWIRQRWNNPLLQWNASEYGGIDSIQTTANSVWVPDILIYNNVDVQDRVGGGPTTYKTNVVIRSNGDNEWSSPALFKTVCAIDVRYFPFDMQTCALKFGSWASSTRELTTKPGDSICKSNHYVDNGEWDLVHVTKTRNVDGYRYDAFDDVTITIVVQRQYFTFFVNLIVPCFLISSMMFLGFILPPECGERIGLSITVLLAMTVFQQLTANIFPSFDFPLLAQYYFATSVEISLSLIATTIVLNFTARTKKKIPQWLRTLLLKWIARVVFLKKTVERSHPKPRKRKRSLRQRRARSKRKNQENDETGAAQNGNIRQITADEFASENDRRQDDQLVEQLKSTTNRTLDLDLGVLRYVQPANSFEFNRDGQGNSMHGYPATREIWFEENLPFTGVHDENGEELEEDELALRQWEWVMAARVLDRALLLLSIVMGIATFFAIFARAPRLQKLLFGESHVHTHPFQCKG from the exons ATGCAGAACCTTATCCAAGAGATCTTAAAAGAGAACAACAAAGCTTTTTTACCACGCCTAAACGAGACGCAACCAGTAGAGGTGCTCTTCGACTTTGAACTGATCACCATAAGGGAGGTG AATGCCAAAGACCAGACAATTTCAGTATATGGTTGGATTCGACAG AGATGGAACAATCCACTGCTTCAATGGAATGCGTCTGAATATGGAGGAATAGATTCCATTCAAACAACTGCCAATTCAGTGTGGGTCCCAGATATACTTATATACAACAA CGTTGACGTTCAAGATCGAGTCGGCGGTGGACCAACAACCTACAAGACCAACGTTGTGATTCGATCAAACGGCGACAACGAATGGTCAAGTCCAGCTCTCTTCAAAACTGTCTGCGCCATAGACGTTAGGTACTTCCCCTTTGACATGCAGACATGCGCACTCAAATTTGGCTCCTGGGCATCGAGCACCAGAGAACTTACGACGAAACCTGGAGACTCCATTTGCAAATCAAACCACTACGTGGACAATGGAGAGTGGGACCTGGTACACGTCACAAAAACACGAAACGTCGATGGGTACCGCTACGATGCGTTTGATGACGTCACAATCACCATCGTAGTACAGCGCCAGTATTTCACCTTCTTTGTTAACTTAATTGTCCCGTGCTTTCTAATTTCGTCCATGATGTTCCTGGGTTTTATTCTCCCGCCCGAATGCGGTGAACGAATTGGCTTGAGCATAACCGTGCTACTTGCCATGACCGTGTTTCAGCAATTGACAGCAAATATATTCCCTTCCTTTGATTTCCCCCTGCTCGCCCAGTACTATTTTGCCACAAGTGTCGAGATAAGCCTTTCGCTAATAGCGACCACGATCGTTTTGAACTTCACGGCGCGCACAAAGAAGAAAATACCGCAATGGCTGCGAACTTTATTGTTAAAGTGGATTGCCCGTGTCGTCTTCTTGAAGAAGACAGTGGAACGAAGCCACCCGAAGCCCAGAAAACGCAAGAGGTCGTTACGACAAAGGAGAGCGAGGAGCAAGAGGAAGAATCAGGAAAATGACGAGACAGGAGCTGCACAAAATGGAAACATCCGTCAGATCACAGCAGACGAATTTGCGTCAGAAAATGATCGACGTCAGGACGACCAACTCGTAGAGCAATTAAAAAGCACAACAAACAGAACTCTCGACCTCGATCTTGGTGTCCTGCGATATGTCCAGCCCGCTAACAGCTTTGAATTCAATAGAGATGGTCAGGGAAACTCCATGCACGGCTATCCTGCAACTCGAGAAATATGGTTTGAGGAAAATTTACCATTCACAGGCGTCCATGATGAAAATGGTGAAGAGCTGGAGGAAGACGAGTTAGCACTGAGGCAGTGGGAGTGGGTCATGGCTGCGCGAGTCCTGGACCGAGCCCTACTGTTGCTTTCCATCGTGATGGGAATTGCCACATTCTTCGCAATTTTCGCTCGAGCGCCTCGCCTTCAAAAATTGCTATTTGGTGAATCACATGTACACACCCATCCATTCCAATGCAAGGGCTGA
- the LOC136910752 gene encoding neuronal acetylcholine receptor subunit alpha-7-like, with protein sequence MNSHHMKEIRKVFSFVAFLCSVTEALIENNQTRLYKELFQNYEKYSHPVLNPSDVVKVVFDFQLIRVIDVNAKDQFIKTYAWINQYWNNPQLKWDPKKYEGIEEIHISPLDVWVPDILLYDNVDEEDWYAGGRHSYKTNVKMKFDGSNSWLSPGVFKSICKVDVTYFPFDEQECFLKFGSWSFDSSKVDLYEHKGNLSNKNYIKNGEWKLTYLKSQRNERKYQCCPRAFVDVTIHMKLQRESLDFVLKLIIPCSLISSMIFLGFVLPPESGERIGLSITVLLAMTVFQQLSSELMPSYGFPLLGQYYFACMVEIGASLFVTTLILNFYHRNSRRMPRALRVLLLRWLARVVFPQKSSKDWNMELSDFPASNGSYQKGETHTVGEDSDSDNSTFPSADSFIKEHDGRARAVSNLSDPWIPMQSQRFIFGFPPNSHSRCFEKTCESSRKEKHDMKSEYTGCNSKRSLFGHENQKRRKASKHCEFPGPSNSPRKKGSFSSSTSGMASLSFPNEDGLSGLEKLKNQKEWIKAARVLDRLFLIVSILIGIATLLALFLKAPRFH encoded by the exons ATGAACAGCcatcatatgaaagaaatacgGAAAGTCTTCTCCTTCGTGGCGTTCCTTTGTTCTGTCACAg AGGCTCTCATAGAGAACAACCAGACGCGCCTTTACAAGGAGCTGTTCCAGAACTACGAGAAGTACAGTCACCCAGTTCTGAACCCGTCTGACGTCGTCAAAGTTGTGTTTGACTTTCAGCTCATTCGTGTTATCGATGTG AATGCTAAAGATCAATTCATCAAGACATACGCATGGATCAACCAG TACTGGAACAACCCACAGCTAAAATGGGACCCAAAGAAGTACGAAGGCATCGAGGAAATTCATATATCGCCATTAGATGTGTGGGTTCCTGATATTCTTCTGTATGACAA CGTTGATGAGGAGGACTGGTACGCCGGGGGAAGGCATTCTTACAAAACAAATGTTAAGATGAAATTTGACGGGAGCAACTCCTGGCTTAGTCCGGGCGTCTTCAAAAGCATCTGCAAAGTGGATGTGACGTACTTTCCGTTTGATGAACAAGAGTGCTTTTTAAAGTTTGGTTCGTGGTCTTTCGACAGCTCTAAAGTGGATCTTTACGAACACAAAGGAAACCTGTCCAACAAAAATTATATCAAGAACGGAGAATGGAAGTTGACGTATCTAAAATCCCAGCGAAACGAAAGGAAGTATCAATGCTGCCCACGTGCATTTGTAGATGTAACCATACACATGAAACTCCAGCGAGAGTCACTTGACTTCGTTCTCAAACTGATCATTCCATGCTCTCTGATATCCTCGATGATTTTCCTCGGTTTTGTTCTTCCACCCGAGTCTGGCGAACGTATTGGGTTAAGTATTACAGTCCTTTTGGCTATGACCGTGTTTCAGCAACTCAGCTCCGAGTTGATGCCATCGTATGGTTTTCCTTTACTTGGACAGTATTACTTTGCATGCATGGTTGAAATAGGTGCGTCGCTGTTCGTCACCACCCTCATACTGAACTTTTATCACCGCAACAGTCGACGTATGCCAAGAGCTTTACGGGTTTTGCTCTTGAGATGGCTGGCGCGGGTTGTATTCCCCCAAAAGTCTTCAAAGGATTGGAACATGGAATTATCAGACTTTCCAGCGTCGAACGGATCCTACCAAAAAGGTGAAACCCACACAGTTGGCGAAGACTCTGACAGTGATAATTCGACATTTCCAAGTGCAGACTCGTTTATTAAAGAGCACGATGGGAGAGCCCGGGCTGTTTCGAATCTTTCCGATCCTTGGATTCCTATGCAAAGTCAGCGGTTTATCTTTGGGTTTCCTCCCAACAGCCATTCGCGCTGCTTTGAAAAAACGTGTGAAAGCTCTCGCAAAGAGAAACATGACATGAAATCTGAATATACAGGTTGCAACTCAAAGAGAAGCTTATTTGGTCACGAAAACCAGAAAAGGCGCAAGGCCTCAAAACATTGCGAATTTCCGGGACCCAGTAACAGCCCAAGAAAAAAGGGCTCCTTTTCTTCGTCTACCTCAGGAATGGCTAGTTTGAGTTTTCCCAACGAGGATGGGCTATCCGGCCTTGAAAAATTGAAGAACCAAAAGGAATGGATCAAAGCCGCTCGTGTATTGGACAGACTGTTTCTGATAGTTTCGATTTTGATTGGGATTGCAACACTTTTGGCTTTGTTTCTGAAGGCACCAAGATTCCACTGA
- the LOC136910754 gene encoding neuronal acetylcholine receptor subunit alpha-10-like, protein MRVLEQRKIFILLCLVVRLKLSKGGHPNENLTFEQKLHKRLFNSTYYSTDLLPRKSHSAVIDISFGFELVKIVDVNAKEQTITVHAWVHQRWDNPMMRWNKSEFGGLDLIHVDSKRVWVPDIFLYNNNDDQERFAGGRGSFRSGVALQSNGTSTWNNPARFKTLCRINVKFFPFDIQKCELKMGSWMYNARMLNMKPMKDHKFPSQHFQSNGEWNIYSVKMKRNEQKYQCCQVPYVDVTITIEMGRESMDYVINLILPCCLISSMIFLGFILPPESGERIGLSITVLLAMTVFQQLTSEIMPSYDFPILGQYYFAIILEIGASVVVTTTILNFYHRTNRKMPGWMRKLVMEWLAAFVLLTDTPEKRKILRRKSTRRSRRKSKRRICEDNGVTTLSDECKDAHTAAFTVTFSDAVYSCGSTTSESKGLEMENLSFPFSKHEGLDDKSKEESRPYKDDADTLSEDELAIRHWEWTIVARILDRFFLIVAIICGIVTVAAIFLRAPKLWRQSPHLKMENPEPLVEE, encoded by the exons ATGAGGGTTTTAGAGCAGAGAAAAATTTTCATCTTGCTGTGTCTTGTCGTCAGGTTGAAGTTGTCCAAAG GAGGTCATCCCAATGAGAATCTAACCTTTGAACAGAAGCTCCATAAAAGACTTTTCAACAGCACGTATTACAGTACCGACCTTCTACCAAGAAAAAGCCATTCAGCGGTCATTGACATCTCTTTTGGATTTGAACTGGTCAAAATCGTGGACGTT AACGCGAAAGAGCAGACCATCACAGTTCATGCATGGGTGCATCAG CGATGGGACAACCCCATGATGAGATGGAACAAGTCCGAGTTTGGTGGCCTAGACCTTATTCACGTGGATTCAAAGAGAGTGTGGGTCCCAGACATCTTCCTTTACAACAA CAATGATGACCAAGAGAGATTTGCAGGGGGGAGAGGCAGTTTCCGAAGCGGAGTAGCTTTGCAATCCAACGGTACTTCAACCTGGAATAATCCAGCGAGATTTAAGACCCTATGCAGAATCAATGTGAAGTTTTTTCCCTTTGACATCCAGAAATGCGAGCTTAAAATGGGTTCATGGATGTACAACGCACGCATGCTGAACATGAAACCCATGAAAGATCACAAATTTCCATCCCAGCATTTCCAGTCCAATGGCGAGTGGAATATTTACAGCGTGAAAATGAAGAGGAACGAGCAGAAGTATCAATGCTGTCAGGTCCCTTACGTTGACGTCACGATTACCATAGAGATGGGACGAGAGAGCATGGATTACGTCATAAATTTAATCCTTCCCTGCTGTTTGATTTCGTCTATGATCTTTCTGGGATTTATACTGCCTCCGGAGTCGGGCGAGAGAATCGGGTTGAGCATCACCGTATTGCTGGCAATGACAGTTTTTCAACAACTGACGTCCGAAATCATGCCTTCTTACGACTTTCCAATATTGGGCCAATATTATTTTGCCATAATACTCGAGATTGGAGCATCCGTGGTGGTTACCACGACGATTTTAAACTTCTATCATCGCACGAATCGAAAGATGCCCGGTTGGATGAGGAAGCTGGTCATGGAATGGTTGGCTGCCTTTGTGCTTCTTACTGATACACCGGAGAAGCGCAAAATTCTGCGCCGAAAATCCACCAGGAGAAGTCGGAGAAAAAGCAAGCGGAGGATCTGTGAGGACAATGGAGTGACAACTTTGAGCGATGAATGCAAGGACGCTCACACTGCTGCGTTTACGGTCACTTTCAGCGATGCAGTCTACTCATGTGGATCAACAACCTCTGAGAGCAAAGGCTTGGAAATGGAGAATCTTAGCTTCCCCTTTAGCAAACACGAAGGGCTTGACGATAAGTCAAAAGAAGAATCTCGTCCTTATAAGGACGATGCGGACACTTTGAGTGAGGACGAGTTGGCAATCCGGCACTGGGAATGGACTATTGTCGCTCGGATTCTGGATCGCTTTTTCTTAATTGTGGCAATAATTTGCGGTATAGTGACCGTCGCAGCGATATTCCTGCGCGCGCCGAAGCTGTGGCGACAGTCACCTCActtaaaaatggaaaatccTGAACCATTGGTTGAGGAGTAG